The nucleotide window AGGCGCGCTCCTATACGGTCGCCTCCAACAACTTCCTCTACGATGGCGGCAACGGCTACGGCATCCTCGCCGATGGGCGTACCCTCATCGGCGCCACCGACGGCAAGCTCGTCGCCAACGAGGTGATGGCCTATATCGGCCGGCATGATCCCCTCTCCGTTCCCGATGACGGCCGGATCGTGATGCGATGACGGCATCCGGTCCCCTCTCCGAGGCCCTCGACCGCTTCCGTTCCTCGGGCTCGTCCTGGCTGACGCTGCCATTCTTCGCCGGAGGCGCGGCCGAGGCCGTCTGCGCACGGGTCGACCGGCGGATCGCGGAGGGGGCGAGCGTCCTGCCCTCCCCCGATGCCGTCTTTCGCGCTCTCACCCTGACGCCGCTCGAGGAGGTGAAGGCGGTCATCCTCGGGCAGGACCCCTATCCGACGCCGGGCGACGCGAACGGCCTCGCCTTTTCCTATGTCGGCCCTCGCCGGCTTCCCGCCTCGCTGAAGGTCATCCTCGCCGAATTGCCCGGCCAGCCGACGAGCGGCGATCTCACGCCCTGGGCGCGAAGGGGTGTGCTGCTCCTGAATTCCGCTCTCACCGTCGAAGCCGGCGCATCCGGTGCTCATCTGCGCTACGGCTGGTCTGCTCTCACCGATGAGGCGGTGGCGGCCGTCTCGGCCCGCGCGACGCCTGCGATCTTCCTGCTCTGGGGCGCACAGGCCCGCGCGCGGGCAGGGCTGATCGACCGCGCGCGATGCGGGGTGATCGAGACCGGCCATCCCTCCCCGCTCAACCGTCTGCGGGATTTCTCGGGCACTCGGCCCTTCGACGAGGCCAATGCCTGGCTGGCGGACAGGGGCCTCGCGCCGATCGACTGGTCGCTGGGGTGATCCTGTGGCCTGTCTTTCGGCTGACGCGGCGAAACGGTCGCTTTGACAGTGTGGCCCGGCGGACTATCTCGAAGGGGCACCATAAGCGGAACTTAAGATTTCGCGCCTGTCCGAGGAAACGCCGTCCATGTCCCCTAAAACCGTTCTCGCCGGTGGCCTTGCCGCCGGTCTGCTCATGACGACCCTGGCCGATGCGCAGATCCGCAATGCGCCTCCGCCTCGCGCCCTGGAATTCGCCGCCTACATCTTCGCCGCGGCCAATGTCTGCGGCTACCGGATCGGCGTCGACCAGTTCGATGCGCTGCTGCAGAAGCAGGGCGTGAACGCGGCCGATGTCGGGCCGCGCGGGCCTTTCGGGGGTAAGGTCCAGACGATCTTCGCGCTGATGTCGAACCAGATGCAGCTCAACCGCGAACAGGCCTGCCTCGCCGTCGCCGGCGAGTACGGGCCCGAGGGCAACGTCACGAAGAACGTGCTGCTGCCGGCCGCCATGGAGGGCGCGCCCGCCGAAGCCAAGCCGCCCGCCGACGCGAAGCCGGCCCAGTAGATCCGCC belongs to Methylobacterium sp. 77 and includes:
- a CDS encoding uracil-DNA glycosylase, translated to MTASGPLSEALDRFRSSGSSWLTLPFFAGGAAEAVCARVDRRIAEGASVLPSPDAVFRALTLTPLEEVKAVILGQDPYPTPGDANGLAFSYVGPRRLPASLKVILAELPGQPTSGDLTPWARRGVLLLNSALTVEAGASGAHLRYGWSALTDEAVAAVSARATPAIFLLWGAQARARAGLIDRARCGVIETGHPSPLNRLRDFSGTRPFDEANAWLADRGLAPIDWSLG